The Candidatus Methylomirabilis sp. nucleotide sequence CCGGCGCCGAGGGCTGCGACCCCGGCGACTCTCCCCACTGTCTGCTGCCCCGGGTGCCGTCAGGTCCGGACCTGAGTCGGCCCACGCGCCTCCTCGGCGCCGGCTGGGACGGCGGCTGTCCGAGCCCGCCCGAGCTGTGGGGCCGCGAGCGCCTCGCCTACGTGATCAACCTCGAAGGCTCGTCCAACGTGGAGCTGGCCTGCCTCGACATCACCGACCACTCCTCCTGCATTGAGGACCACAACCAGGAGCGCCTTCCGTGCGTGGGCTGCAACGTGGCTTGCAACAGGACCGTATCCCCCTACGGCGACTGGGCCGAGATAGGTCTCTATGCCGCCGACTCGGCCAACGTCCACCTGGCCGACCTCAACATCCACGGGCTTGCGGTCGATGGTGTCCTCGCCGGCCGGCTCAGCAATTGGACGGTCGAGCGGGTGCGCATCATCGGCAACGGTGCTGCCGGCTGGAACGGCGACCTCACCGGCGACGGCAGCAACACCTCCAACAGCGGTGACATCGTCTTTAGGAAGCTCGAGGTCGGCTGGAACGGCTGCTCCGAGACCTACCCGTCTCGGAGCATCGCGGTCAACACCTGCTGGGCGCAGATGGCGGGCGGCTACGGCGACGGCTTCGGCATCGGCTTCAGCCAGGGTCGCTGGGTGTTTGAGGACGCTGACTTCCACCACAACACCTCCGACGGCCTCGACCTCCTCTACCTCCAGGGGCAGTCGAGCGTCGAGCTCCGCCGCGTCCGCACCGAGGCCAACGCCGGCAACCAGCTCAAGATGGCGGGCTCGGCCCGAGTCGAGAACGCTGTGGTCGTCGGGAGCTGTGGGTACTTCCAGCGTGCCGGGTCACCGCTCATGGTCGAGGGCGATCACTGCCGCGCCGCCGGAAACGCCGTGGCCTTCGAGCTGAACCCGGGCAGCCAGGTGACGCTCATGAACAGCACGGTGACTGGCGAGGGCAATGTCCTCATCGAGGAGAGCTGCCACGGCCCATGGCCGGGCGCGCCTACTCCGCAACCGGATTGCCTCGGCACCGAGCGCGTGACCGTGCGCAACACGATCCTCCTGGGCCAACCCCAGTGGGGCGATCCGACGACGCCCGTCGTCTACCACTACTGGGAGCTGGCGCCGGGCGAGGTGCCCCCCACCCTGGTCCGGCCAGACCCGCTCGATGTCGCCTCGAACCTCGACTTCGGGGTTCGCGACGGCGAGTGCCCGGGCATCGGCGACATCTGCGGCCGGGATCCGCTGCTCGCCAACGCCACCCTCGCGTCCTTCGACGGCCGCCTCAAGCAGGGGAGCCCCGCGATCGACGCCGGTACTAACACGGGGTGCCCGGTCACCGACCAGCGCGGTGTGGTCCGCCCGCAGGGCGCGGCCTGCGACATCGGGGCGTATGAGTTTGGGCCTGCTGTCGCGGCAGTCGTGCTCAATGGGTCAGCGTTCCGCACGGGCCAGGCGATCGCCTATCAGGCCACACTCATTCCAGGCATCACACCGGCCCAGGTGGACATCTACCTTGGCGCCATCCTGCCCGATGGGGGTACGTTCCTGTCGCTCGTCCAGGTGTCTCCTGGGGTCATCTCCATCGCCCTCGGTCCCGCCCCCGTTCCCTTCTTGGCGAACGTGCCGCTCACGCAGACCGTTGTACCATTCTCGTATGCATTCACCGGCGGTGAGCCAGTCGGCACCTACTTTACCTATGCGGGCTTAACGATTGCCGGGAGCAATCCCTTCGAATCCGCGAATCAACTCAATCTCGGGATCCAACCTTTCGAGCGTACCCCATAGATACGGTATGAGGGTCACGTAAATGCTTGATCGTTCACTTGCCATGTCAGGTGCAGATGATACCCCCCGTAATCTGCACGTCGTCGCCCTCTCCTCAAGACGCTATCCCCTCCTCTCAACCGATAGCGCTTTCTCCTGGCATCCCGATAGCACAGCCCATCTAACGGTAAGGCGGCTCTCCCCGTACTCTACCTCCAAGTCGCCATACCGAATGACGGGTGGAGCCGGGATCTCATGGGCGTGTTGCTCGTGAGAACTGAAGAGATCGGAGCGGACATTGCTACAATGTCGCGGCTATTTCACGAAGGCTGCCTACAACCCATTTTCCACAGATCAATCTGGATCGCCAAAATAGTATTCAGCAATCAGCGCTCAGCCGTCAGCTTCAGATAAACCCCCCTGACCCCCCTTTCGCAAAGGGGGAAAAAGGAGAATGGCTGCCAAAAGGGGGGATGCTAAAAGGCCAGGGAACCCACAGAAAACTCGGAAGAGCCCATTTGAGACTTGACCGCTATGCCGGCCAGCCGTATACTTGTCTTGCTTGTATTACACATGAGGAGGTAAACCATGCCGGTGTCTATCTCACTACGACTGCCTGAAGCCACGGCGAAGGCGCTCGACGAGCTGGCAAGCGCCACTGAGCGGTCAAGGACCTATCTGATTCGGAAGGCGCTGGAAGCCTATATGGCGGAGTACGCTGACTACCAGGTAGCGTTGGACCGATTGCGGGACAAGGACGATCCTGTCATCTCCTCGACTGAGCTACGGAAGCGCCTTGGCCGCAAGCATTGAGTACAAGGCCTCCGTCGCGCGGGATCTGCGGAAGCTCGGTCACGCTGCAGCGGTGCGGGTTCTGCTGAAAGTCGAGCGGATGCTGGCCTCAGAGGGGCACCAGGGGGAAGCTCTCTCCGGAGCATTCGCAGGATTGTACAAACTTCGCGTAGGGGACTATCGCGTCATCTACGCTAGAACGGAGGAAGGATTCCTCGTGCTCCGGATTGGTCACCGCGAAGACGTGTACAAAAAAGGGCGACCTGAGGTCAACTAACGATGCACGCGCCGGATCGTAAACGGCTTCGCCGGATTTTCCGCTGGGGGCTGGCCGTTGGGTCCGTGGTGGTCGTCGTCGCTCTCCTCGGCACCTTCGACGGCCCGGAACTCAAAGCGCTTGATGCCCGCTTCCTCCTCAGGGGTCCCCAACAGCCCGCCTCCCCCATCGTCATTGTGGCGATCGACGACAACTCCTTCCAGGAGCTGTATGAGCGAGGGGCTCAGTGGCCCTGGCCCCGGTCGTGGCACGCGGAATTGATTGATCGGCTCAGCAGGGGGCGTCCGCGCCTCATCGGTTTCGACATCCTCTTTACCGAGCCGAGCCGGTTCGGCCCCCAGGACGATCGGGCGTTCGCAGACGCCATCCGACGGGCCGGAAACGTGGTTCTGGCGGCCCACCTTAGTTGGGGGCAGATCGCCGCGGAGGGGACGGAAGGCGGATCCGTCGTGGGCGCCAAGGAGAGTTTGGACCTCCCCCTTCCCCTCTTGAGAGACCAGGCGGCGGGATACGGCTTTGTGAATATGTCGCCTGATACTGATGCCTTCATCCGGCGGGCCCAGATCACCCGCAGCCACCAGGGAAGGCCGGAGCCAAGCTTCGTCACACGCCTCTTCGAGCTGGCCTCTGGCGTTCAGGGGAAGGCCCAGACGGACGAACCCGTCCTGATCAATTTCCGCGGGCCTGTCGGCACCTTTCCCACCATCCCGTACTATCAGGTCCTGCTGGGGGAGGTGGGGCCGGAGACGTTCGCGGGAAAGATTATATTGGTCGGATCGGCAGCCCCCAGCTTGCAGGACCTCTTCCCGACCCCCTTTGCCGCCCAGCAGAGGATGTTGGGGGTGGAGATCCAGGCGAACCTTCTCGAAACCCTCCTTCAGAAGATCGCGCTAATCCACCCACCGTTGCTCTTCCATCTCTTCGTGGTGATGGTCTGGGCCCTGGTCGCCGCGTGCATCGGCTTTCTTTTCCGACCCCTGAAGGGGTTCGGCCTCGTGGCCGGCTTGAGCCTGGTGTACGGCCTCGCCGCCGTGGCGGCGTTCGTCTGGTTCCGGGTGTGGCTCGACATCGTTGCGCCGTCCACGGCCCTCTTCACCACCTATGGCGCCGTCGTCCTCCGCAACTACATCCAGGAGGAAGGGGAGAAGCGGCGGCTCTCCCGCTACTTCTCGCCGGCCGTCCTGGATGAGATCGTGCGCCACCCGGAAAAGATGAGTTTAGGTAGCGCCAGAAGGCGGGCGACGATCCTCTTCTCCGACATCCGCGGGTTTACGTCCATCTCGGAACAGCTCCCGCCGGAGGAGGTGGTGGAGCTTCTGCGGGAATATCTCACCGCCATGACCGAGATCGTCTTCAAGCACGGCGGCGTAGTGGACAAATTCATCGGCGACGCGATCATGGCGTTATACGGGGTGCCGCTTTCGTACGAAGATCATGCCGCCCGTGCGGTCAGAACCGCGTTGGAGATGCAAGCCCAAACGGCGGCCCTGGCGACCCGATGGGCCGACAGGTGCGGGGCGCCGCTCCGAATCGGGGTGGGGATCCATACTGGGGAGGTTGTCGTCGGAACCATGGGCTCGGCCCAGCGGCTGGAGTATACCGCCATCGGGGACACGGTGAATCTGACCTCTCGGCTGGAGGGGATGACAAAGGACCTGAACGCCTCGATTGTGATCAGTCAGGATACCAAGACGGAGATCGAGGGACTCTTTGATGTCCGGCGACTAGGCCAGGTCAAGGTGAGAGGTCGGGAGACGCCGGTGGAGGTCTATACCGTGGTGACTGAGGCGAACGCGGATTAAAACCGCCAGGCGAGGCTGACAGAGACGACCTGTCGATCGTAATTGAACGCGTCGAGTCTCGAATTGTTATCGTCGAGCAGAAAATCAACCAACACCACCATGTTGTAGGGAAGGTCTTTCGCAACGCTGACCAGGTGGCGCGGTTCAAAGTCGCGGCGGCGGACGGTATTCGGCCGATCCACCGGGAGTAGGCTGTTCGGATGCCAATAGAACCGCCAATGGAGATCGAAGTCGTACCGCAAGCGGACCCCCCACTCTGAAATAGTATACTGGGCGCCCACCAGCGCGCGGTGACCCTGATAGCTCCAGTTTCTCCCCTCCGCATCATCCACGTCGAACTGATATCCCAGCCTGATAAAATGCCGATCCTCCGCAAATCGAATGGTGTGGGTGAAGCCGGCCATATAATTCCTCGCATCCCGCACCTCTTCCGGGGGAATGCCTTGATCGTCAAAGTCTTTATGCTGAAAGCGGACGAAGAGCGAGGTCAGATGCGAGAAATTTTCGGCCAACGAGAAGAACGGTTGGGCGCTCACCACGTTGACAAACTTATGTGTCGGATTGTCCAGGGAGACAAAGGCATCAGCAACCTCGATCCCCGCAAAAAAAGGCATCCGGTTCACGGTATTCCTGTAGGTCCCCCCGATCGATCCGGTATGGCTCTGGATGTTAAAGTTCGACAGGTGGTTGTTCCAGGTCTGCGAGAACGTGTACGAGGCCGTGGCCTCCCAATCAGCGGTCTGCAGCCACGTGTAGGCAAGACGGAGGCTTCCGAGCTCTCCATCGCTTCGATGCTTCCGCGCACGCAGGTCCTGGGCTACGATGTCGGCGCTGGCACTGGGAACAACCGCGACGTTATCATCATAGAAATACCCGAGCCGCAGTTCGCCTTCGAACCGCCGCGCCCCCTTGTAAGTCGGCTCAAGCAATTCTCGGAACCGTTGGGCGGACGTCACCAGCGGGGAGAGCGGCTGAATACGGATGATCTCTTCGACCTCAGCTCTGGCCTCTGCGAGCGATCCTGATGCGCTCATGGCCAGGCCAATGTAGAACCGGGCGAGCTGGTTAAAGGTCGCATCACTGGGAACGTTCGCACGAAGGAATCCGAGCGCTTCTTGGTAATGCTGCTGTCGGTACTCGATCACCCCGAGATAATACCCCAGGTTCGGATATTGGGGTTGCGCGCGCAACACCTCCCTGAACAAGGGGTCTGCCTTCTCATATTGTTGCTGATTAAAAAGGAAGACGCCGAGCTGGAAGGCCACATCAACATCGGTGGGATCAAGCGCGCGAGCCTTCTCCAACGCATCCTGGGCATCATCCGATCGATCCAAGGCGATGGACACGAGACCCTGGTAGTACAGCGCCTCGACATTGTCCGGATCGAGGCGAAGGGCTTCCCACAACTCCTCCAACGCGTCGGCGTACCGTCGCTCCTCATAGGCAATGATGGCTCGATCGGTATAGACGATCGCCTCGGCCGGCTCTTCCGCCCATGCGTCGGAAACCATCCGACTCAGGAGGATAGCGAACAGCACGAACACTGTACCCCAACGTCTCAAACATCTCCTTCGCATGCGAATCCCGCTTTATCTCGGCGGCGGCGGTGGCGGTGATGGCGGTGGAGGAGGAGGATTGGCTACCACCTGCGGTATCTGTCTGGCGGAGGGGAAAGTCGTCTGCGTCACACCCCCCACCGACGACGACGTTCCAGACGACGACGTTCCAGACATGGACGGCGTGGGGAGAGCTGGGGGACGCGTGGTCGTCCGCGCCATTTCGGTGACGGTTTCGACCTGGGTCTGGGTATTCTCCACCTTATGGGAGGGCCCGGCGTTGAGCCCTGCCTGCGCCTTGCCGACCTCGGCCGGGGTCATCTCCTTGACAGGTCCACCCTGGATACCGGTTGCCTGGGTACCGGTCGTGGTCACCATTTTATTGAACGTCAGGGCGAATGGTGTCTGGCCCAGAGGGGTGATAAGCGCTTCTCCGGAGATCATAGAGAAGATCGTGTGGGCGAGTTCTGGGATGTATTGGGCAATGATCGTTGATCCACGGACCGCAGCCACGGCGTTCGGGGTCTGGATCAAGACCTCGCTCCCCGGACTCAAGAGACGGCGTGAGATGCTCACGCGGATCTTGCCTGTGGAAAGGTTGAAGATGGAGCGGGTCGCGCCGGTGGGGAGGGTTTCTTCCCGGAGCTCAAAGCGAGTGAGTTCGCGGACGGTAACGGTAAACTTTCCCCCAAGAAGGGTCCGGACAACCGAGTCCTTTTGGGTATCCACGATGTCGTGGAGGAACAGATCGTCCTTGAAATGGAGCGCGGTCGGCGTTGGGAGGCGAGAAGCCGTCAATTGAGCTGTGCCGCGGATGGCGGTCACCACTCCAACCGGCGACTCCTGGGCCGACGCTAGAAGGGGCGAGAAGAGGAAGAGCGTCAGAGTGAAGAAAAGGACTCCGATGAGACGATGCCGCCATTGCTTCCGCATGGCCTTCTTCCTTTCGCAGTCCGAGGGAAAACGTAAGTCAGGC carries:
- a CDS encoding choice-of-anchor Q domain-containing protein, whose protein sequence is MRGGDTLIIGAGSYAVGIGAPGAEGCDPGDSPHCLLPRVPSGPDLSRPTRLLGAGWDGGCPSPPELWGRERLAYVINLEGSSNVELACLDITDHSSCIEDHNQERLPCVGCNVACNRTVSPYGDWAEIGLYAADSANVHLADLNIHGLAVDGVLAGRLSNWTVERVRIIGNGAAGWNGDLTGDGSNTSNSGDIVFRKLEVGWNGCSETYPSRSIAVNTCWAQMAGGYGDGFGIGFSQGRWVFEDADFHHNTSDGLDLLYLQGQSSVELRRVRTEANAGNQLKMAGSARVENAVVVGSCGYFQRAGSPLMVEGDHCRAAGNAVAFELNPGSQVTLMNSTVTGEGNVLIEESCHGPWPGAPTPQPDCLGTERVTVRNTILLGQPQWGDPTTPVVYHYWELAPGEVPPTLVRPDPLDVASNLDFGVRDGECPGIGDICGRDPLLANATLASFDGRLKQGSPAIDAGTNTGCPVTDQRGVVRPQGAACDIGAYEFGPAVAAVVLNGSAFRTGQAIAYQATLIPGITPAQVDIYLGAILPDGGTFLSLVQVSPGVISIALGPAPVPFLANVPLTQTVVPFSYAFTGGEPVGTYFTYAGLTIAGSNPFESANQLNLGIQPFERTP
- a CDS encoding ribbon-helix-helix domain-containing protein, with protein sequence MPVSISLRLPEATAKALDELASATERSRTYLIRKALEAYMAEYADYQVALDRLRDKDDPVISSTELRKRLGRKH
- a CDS encoding type II toxin-antitoxin system RelE/ParE family toxin; this encodes MAASIEYKASVARDLRKLGHAAAVRVLLKVERMLASEGHQGEALSGAFAGLYKLRVGDYRVIYARTEEGFLVLRIGHREDVYKKGRPEVN
- a CDS encoding adenylate/guanylate cyclase domain-containing protein — translated: MHAPDRKRLRRIFRWGLAVGSVVVVVALLGTFDGPELKALDARFLLRGPQQPASPIVIVAIDDNSFQELYERGAQWPWPRSWHAELIDRLSRGRPRLIGFDILFTEPSRFGPQDDRAFADAIRRAGNVVLAAHLSWGQIAAEGTEGGSVVGAKESLDLPLPLLRDQAAGYGFVNMSPDTDAFIRRAQITRSHQGRPEPSFVTRLFELASGVQGKAQTDEPVLINFRGPVGTFPTIPYYQVLLGEVGPETFAGKIILVGSAAPSLQDLFPTPFAAQQRMLGVEIQANLLETLLQKIALIHPPLLFHLFVVMVWALVAACIGFLFRPLKGFGLVAGLSLVYGLAAVAAFVWFRVWLDIVAPSTALFTTYGAVVLRNYIQEEGEKRRLSRYFSPAVLDEIVRHPEKMSLGSARRRATILFSDIRGFTSISEQLPPEEVVELLREYLTAMTEIVFKHGGVVDKFIGDAIMALYGVPLSYEDHAARAVRTALEMQAQTAALATRWADRCGAPLRIGVGIHTGEVVVGTMGSAQRLEYTAIGDTVNLTSRLEGMTKDLNASIVISQDTKTEIEGLFDVRRLGQVKVRGRETPVEVYTVVTEANAD
- a CDS encoding tetratricopeptide repeat protein; translated protein: MRRWGTVFVLFAILLSRMVSDAWAEEPAEAIVYTDRAIIAYEERRYADALEELWEALRLDPDNVEALYYQGLVSIALDRSDDAQDALEKARALDPTDVDVAFQLGVFLFNQQQYEKADPLFREVLRAQPQYPNLGYYLGVIEYRQQHYQEALGFLRANVPSDATFNQLARFYIGLAMSASGSLAEARAEVEEIIRIQPLSPLVTSAQRFRELLEPTYKGARRFEGELRLGYFYDDNVAVVPSASADIVAQDLRARKHRSDGELGSLRLAYTWLQTADWEATASYTFSQTWNNHLSNFNIQSHTGSIGGTYRNTVNRMPFFAGIEVADAFVSLDNPTHKFVNVVSAQPFFSLAENFSHLTSLFVRFQHKDFDDQGIPPEEVRDARNYMAGFTHTIRFAEDRHFIRLGYQFDVDDAEGRNWSYQGHRALVGAQYTISEWGVRLRYDFDLHWRFYWHPNSLLPVDRPNTVRRRDFEPRHLVSVAKDLPYNMVVLVDFLLDDNNSRLDAFNYDRQVVSVSLAWRF